The genomic region gaagcactgctgccgctgcagcggcggccgtctcTGTCTTCGACGAAGGCAACACGCCCTGCGGACGGTGAGTTCGACTGACGGCACGCTCGTTCCGCTAGCTCCGGAGTCTGCTTCAGAGAAGTGGACGGATCCGTCGTCAACCGCAGCGAGTGACTCCAGTGTGACGACGGAGGAGACACAGGGCACGCATGATGCGATCAGTGAGGTgtcggtggcggaggcggatgGGTACCTTGACGAAGACGTTGCGGTGGACGGTGCTGAGCTTAGCACCGCTTTTCGCTCGGCTTCCATGGCGCCCCTGCAGTCTGGCGCCGAAGACGACGGATGTCTCGGCTGGCTGCAGAAGCGCTCCATCGGCTGCAAGAAGCTCAGCTTCATGTTGAGTTGGAGGAACCGCTACCTCATGCTAGCGAGGTGCAACGACGGCATGCACGTGGGGTATTACGAGGACAAGCTGTGCCAGAAGCCCATGGACGTCATCCGGCCTGGCCCGGCAGCCAGGTGCGTCGTCTACCACGAGCGATGTGAGGagtgcacgctgctgctacgcACCCGCAACGCGGACAGACAGGATCGATGCAGTAGCACGCTGCGCACGTTCTCTCGAATTGTGGACCGCGAGACCAGATTTTCGATGGGCCTGTCGCCATCTGAACCAGGTATGAGTGACGCGTGCGCCCTGCTCACACCTCTCGCTCCGCCGCTTTAGCCGAACTCCGCCTGAGCCGCGGTTCTCTCGCTCGCATGGTCTGCGCTGTGTCTGTGTTGCACTCGTGTGATTGGGTGGAAGCctggaagggaggggagggaaagggggacCGCGTGATAACGAGGCTCTTGCCGAAAGCCGGAACTACACGAAGATGGCCACGACTGGCTGTGAGCGGCTGGTCGgcggtgtctgtgtgtctctgtgccAGCCAAGTGCAAGGCAATGTcctctccaccctcccctGTTCAGACGGCTCTGCCCGCCCCTTCATCATCTCTCTGCATGGCTTGTGCGTCGTATACGAGGAGTCTCACCCAAACGGCAAATCCAGCCCGATCGAAAACAGCCGGAGCATGGAtgccccccttcctcccctcaTCCAGGAAGAGCTGGCGGCTACGGCGCGGAGTGTAGGGCTGTGCGGTTTTCCTCTTGGCTTGGGGAGTGATCTCTGCGCGTTGTGAGATACCTCCCACGCTGAAACTGAGCAGCCCGCTAACTCGCTTCTGAGCTGTGGCTGTCGGTGTGCACGACTCGctctgcatgcgtgcgtgtgtgtgtgccacgcCGAGCGTCCTTTCTCGTaccctctttcccttctctctcacccTTCTTTGTCGGTGGTTGACGCAGTGTGTGGTCCTGTGGTGTTGTTCCGCGTTTTTGGGTGGTGCTGAGACACacctgccgccgcttctccagcgcacgcccttcctcttcctcaacCTTGACGCACCGCTCgtcacccacgcacacgcaaacgccCCCTTCCACCATTTGCTGCCCCGCTGCCTCCGCAGCTACTCTttctgtgcctgtgcgcgtgcgtgtactTTTCGGTATTGTTTTCAGCTGTTTGCCGATGAGTGCCGCGCGCGAAGACTCGGCGCCGTGCGCCGTTCCGTCCAAGCTGTGGCGCGAATGCCTGAAGCAGTTCGACTATGGACCGGACAGGCCGAAGGGCGCCTGCGAGGCGCACCGCACGAAGTTCTACGACTGCGTCAAGGACTGGACGGCGCGGACGCAGCACAAGTCATACTCTTACACACAGTTCGAACTCCCCAAGTCGTGCGGCCACGAGGCGGAAAAGCTGCACCAGTGCATGATGATGAACATGTTTGAGGTGAGCCACTGTCAGCGAGATATGGCGGTGCTAAagcggtgcgcggcgcgtgcCGACCCGGAGGTGCGCAAGTACCTGCAAGACGATGAAGCGATCGCGGGCCTCGAAAACGACATTGAGGAGGCTACTGGACTGAAGCGCCTCTGGTACAAGGCGATTGGCAAGCTCTAGTAGCCCTCTCGCCGCGACTACGACGAGGCGACGTGTAAGGAGTTGATTGGCAtcgacgtgtgcgtgtgggcgtcAGGGCCGCAGGGGAGCAATGCAACGatgtgccgcgccgcgcctgTGGCTATCGTTGTTGTCATCACATGAAAAGAGAAACCGGAGAAAAGGGTGTGagggtggtagtggtggtggtggtggtggtggggggcggTTGGACACATCGATGCGCGGgtcgctttcctttctctgATTTCTGCCTGCCGCCGATCCAAAGGAACGACGTCACGGCGGAAGGGAGCGTGAAAGGAAGCACGGTGTGTGAAGCGGTGTCGTGCTTGAGACACCTGCTCGTATGATGTTGGTCTCTCTTGTGCCTTGTTTGCCGCCCCCCGTGATGGATGTCTTGATGTGTCtgcctccctttccctctccctcgcgctTTCAAAGCCCTGCCGCATTATCTCCATCCTCTCTTGCGCGGCCTTGTCCCTTCTCTacaccccccaccccccacgGCGAACGAAACCCACACCAACAAGGATTCGCTTGTTTTGACTTCCAACCACCGTCGGCACACCCACTGGACTGCTGCTCTCCTGCTGtaacacgcacgcaagctcACACTCTGAGAAAGCTGGACGGACACCCGTCAAAGCCCCCCTTCCGGCTTCCTTAGCCCACCCAACAGCCACTGCGGCTATTCAACACCCACAGCACCTTATTTCTGACCGACACACCCTCACGCACCACCACATACAGGGCAATCACCCGCACACATACCGCGAAGCGATCCGCTGAGCCAgcgagcaacagcagcgcgacaCCGTCAGCGCAGAAACGCCGCCTGTGGTAGAGGTACCGAGACACGTTacgcacgcactcgcctCTTCGCTTGTTGCTCAGCTGGCCGCGCATACGCGTACAACTCCACGTGCTGCTTGACgcccgtgcgcgtgtgcgggaTTCAGTTTTCCCCTTTCGGTGCGCCAAGTCATTGCTTCCAGCCCTTTGCTGGACTCGCTTCCGGCTTCTGctgttctcctctctctttcagGGTATTGTGCGGATaggcgcacgcaccgccCCTCCCCAGCAGCCCCCAACTCCCGTCCTTCTGCTGTGCCCCGATCCTCTTACTACTTGCTTTCGAAAGCCATGGAGTCGAGTATGAGCACCGGCGATCTTCTAACACCCGGCGCATTGTGGCAGGACGACGCCAACGTCTTCGtatgcagcggccgccgttgTGGCCGCCGCTTCAACCGGCTCTTCTGCCCCAAGCACCACTGTCGATGGTGCGGTCGTGTGTACTGCGACGCCTGCGCGCCGAAGCAGACGATATACaagcgccagctgctgcgcaagtgCAACCGGTGTCGACTGCCGGCTGTCTTCCGGCACTCGTggaacgcgcgcacgcgagggATGGACTGCACCCCGTTCGAGTGTATCATTTCCTACTTGACACCGCGCAGCATCACGGCGCTCCTGCAGAGCTGCCACACGATGATGTCCGAGTTTCCCGTGTGCGGTTACCCGTTCTACGATTCTATTCAGCAGCGCTTCCCCTCCTTCTACCCCGGTGCACAGATCGGCCGCGGCACCTTCGGCACGGTGTTCAAGTGCGAAGACCGCTCCGCAGCGGATCACAAGCGTGCCATTCTCAAGTGCATCAGCAAAGCCACGAACTTGACGTACACGCGGTGGATGGGCGCCCTCACGGAGCTGCATATACTGGAGTCGGTGAACCACCCCAACGTGGCGCACCTTCTGGGCGCCTTTCAGACACGCGAAGACTTGGTAATTGTGATGGaggccggcgagggcggAACGGCGCGTCGGGCggctgcctgcgtgcgcgagtACGGCCAagccgccgaggaggcatTCACGGCGAACATTATAGAAGGTGTCGCCTCGGGCCTGGACTACCTCTACCGGGAGAAGCACATCATCCATCGCGACATTAAGCTGGACAACATAGTCTTGTCGGCGGACTACAGCACGCCCATGATCATCGACTTTGGCCTTGCCGAGTTTGTCGtgaacgaggaggagcagtgGTACGTTGTCGGCGGGACCCGCAACTACGCCGCGCCAGAGAGCATCGCTGCGGTAGCTCACGGGCACGTTGATATGAGGGAGCCCGGCATCACGATGCACAAGGGCGACCTCTTCAgtctcggcgtcgtcgcttACTACCTTCTTTCGGGCCACCGGCCGTTCCGCAGCAGGAGCTTTGACAAGATGCACGAGGAAATGCGGCGCGGGGTCGCCTGCACTGGCCCGCTCTGGGACGGTGTCTCCAGCGA from Leishmania donovani BPK282A1 complete genome, chromosome 26 harbors:
- a CDS encoding protein kinase, putative, whose protein sequence is MSTGDLLTPGALWQDDANVFVCSGRRCGRRFNRLFCPKHHCRWCGRVYCDACAPKQTIYKRQLLRKCNRCRLPAVFRHSWNARTRGMDCTPFECIISYLTPRSITALLQSCHTMMSEFPVCGYPFYDSIQQRFPSFYPGAQIGRGTFGTVFKCEDRSAADHKRAILKCISKATNLTYTRWMGALTELHILESVNHPNVAHLLGAFQTREDLVIVMEAGEGGTARRAAACVREYGQAAEEAFTANIIEGVASGLDYLYREKHIIHRDIKLDNIVLSADYSTPMIIDFGLAEFVVNEEEQWYVVGGTRNYAAPESIAAVAHGHVDMREPGITMHKGDLFSLGVVAYYLLSGHRPFRSRSFDKMHEEMRRGVACTGPLWDGVSSDARELVQALLSYDPAQRPDYAAIKENPFIMARAAGVKSIQMQRNARLLLDEEETHAEWVTLEPSDLREAVDEGESEVLLPLSTPQRWYHAYLPRFSLLHL